In Mycobacterium tuberculosis H37Rv, a single window of DNA contains:
- the PPE59 gene encoding PPE family protein PPE59 (Member of the Mycobacterium tuberculosis PPE protein family), with amino-acid sequence MHPMIPAEYISNIIYEGPGADSLSAAAEQLRLMYNSANMTAKSLTDRLGELQENWKGSSSDLMADAAGRYLDWLTKHSRQILETAYVIDFLAYVYEETRHKVVPPATIANNREEVHRLIASNVAGVNTPAIAGLDAQYQQYRAQNIAVMNDYQSTARFILAYLPRWQEPPQIYGGGGG; translated from the coding sequence ATGCATCCAATGATACCAGCGGAGTATATCTCCAACATAATATATGAAGGTCCGGGTGCTGACTCATTGTCTGCCGCCGCCGAGCAATTGCGACTAATGTATAACTCAGCTAACATGACGGCTAAGTCGCTCACCGACAGGCTCGGCGAGCTGCAGGAGAACTGGAAAGGTAGTTCGTCGGACTTGATGGCCGACGCGGCTGGGCGGTATCTCGACTGGCTGACTAAACACTCTCGTCAAATTCTGGAAACCGCCTACGTGATCGACTTCCTCGCATACGTCTATGAGGAGACACGTCACAAGGTGGTACCCCCGGCGACTATCGCCAACAACCGCGAGGAGGTGCACAGGCTGATCGCGAGCAACGTGGCCGGGGTAAACACTCCAGCAATCGCAGGACTCGATGCACAATATCAGCAGTACCGGGCCCAAAATATCGCTGTCATGAACGACTATCAAAGTACCGCCCGGTTTATCCTAGCGTATCTGCCCCGATGGCAGGAGCCGCCGCAGATCTACGGGGGCGGGGGCGGGTAG
- a CDS encoding transposase (Possible IS1540 transposase): MIDTAIEEMIPLIGVRAACAATGRAPASYYRAHSKRLSAQSDTFTSTAVTDPSGPRESAQPRALSAAEREHVLAVLNSQRFADMAPAVVYATLLDEGIYLCSESTMYRLLRERGQTGDRRRQATHPAAVKPELVAHQPNSVWSWDITKLRGPAKWSYYYLYVILDIFSRYVVGWMVASRESKVLAERLIAQTLAAQHISADQLTLHADRGSSMSSKPVALLLADLGVTKSHSRPHTSNDNPLSEAQFKTLKYRPDFPKRFESIEAARVHCDRFFGWYNHEHKHSGIGLHTPADVHYGRADQIRRHRATVLDTAYRDHLERIRSQTTRATRATGLQRDQPTTEGGPADSINPRKSCLRNVDRFRPGLLDLPAPAPVDLRRLLPSGQIR; the protein is encoded by the coding sequence GTGATCGACACGGCCATCGAGGAGATGATCCCGTTGATCGGGGTTCGGGCCGCGTGTGCGGCGACCGGTCGTGCGCCGGCCTCCTACTACCGGGCCCACTCGAAACGGTTGTCGGCACAATCGGATACGTTCACCAGCACGGCGGTGACCGACCCGTCGGGACCGCGGGAGAGCGCGCAGCCGCGGGCGCTGAGTGCGGCCGAACGTGAGCACGTACTGGCGGTGCTGAACTCGCAGCGCTTCGCTGACATGGCGCCGGCGGTGGTATATGCCACGCTGCTCGACGAGGGCATCTACCTGTGCAGCGAGTCCACGATGTATCGGCTGCTGCGTGAGCGCGGCCAGACCGGTGATCGCCGCCGCCAGGCCACCCACCCGGCTGCGGTGAAGCCAGAGTTGGTTGCTCATCAGCCGAATTCGGTGTGGTCGTGGGATATCACCAAGCTGCGTGGCCCAGCAAAGTGGAGCTATTACTACCTGTATGTGATCCTCGACATCTTCTCCCGCTACGTGGTCGGGTGGATGGTGGCCTCGCGTGAGTCGAAGGTCTTGGCCGAGCGGCTGATCGCGCAAACCCTTGCCGCCCAGCACATCAGCGCCGACCAGCTGACCCTGCACGCCGACCGCGGCTCGTCGATGAGCTCCAAACCGGTGGCACTGCTGCTGGCCGACCTCGGTGTCACCAAGTCGCACTCACGCCCGCACACCAGCAACGACAACCCGTTGTCTGAGGCCCAGTTCAAGACCCTCAAGTACCGGCCCGACTTCCCGAAACGGTTCGAGTCGATCGAGGCGGCCCGGGTGCACTGCGACCGGTTCTTCGGCTGGTACAACCACGAACACAAGCATTCCGGCATCGGACTGCACACGCCCGCCGACGTGCACTACGGCCGCGCCGATCAGATCCGCCGGCACCGCGCCACCGTTCTGGACACCGCCTACCGAGACCACCTCGAGCGGATTCGTTCGCAAACCACCCGAGCCACCCGCGCTACCGGCCTTCAGCGCGATCAACCCACCACCGAAGGAGGACCAGCCGACTCAATAAATCCCCGAAAATCGTGTCTCAGAAATGTTGACAGGTTCCGCCCCGGCCTTCTGGACCTACCCGCCCCCGCCCCCGTAGATCTGCGGCGGCTCCTGCCATCGGGGCAGATACGCTAG
- the gadB gene encoding glutamate decarboxylase GadB has translation MSRSHPSVPAHSIAPAYTGRMFTAPVPALRMPDESMDPEAAYRFIHDELMLDGSSRLNLATFVTTWMDPEAEKLMAETFDKNMIDKDEYPATAAIEARCVSMVADLFHAEGLRDHDPTSATGVSTIGSSEAVMLGGLALKWRWRQRVGSWKGRMPNLVMGSNVQVVWEKFCRYFDVEPRYLPMERGRYVITPEQVLAAVDENTIGVVAILGTTYTGELEPIAEICAALDKLAAGGGVDVPVHVDAASGGFVVPFLHPDLVWDFRLPRVVSINVSGHKYGLTYPGVGFVVWRGPEHLPEDLVFRVNYLGGDMPTFTLNFSRPGNQVVGQYYNFLRLGRDGYTKVMQALSHTARWLGDQLREVDHCEVISDGSAIPVVSFRLAGDRGYTEFDVSHELRTFGWQVPAYTMPDNATDVAVLRIVVREGLSADLARALHDDAVTALAALDKVKPGGHFDAQHFAH, from the coding sequence GTGTCTCGCAGTCACCCGTCCGTGCCCGCGCATTCGATCGCTCCGGCCTACACCGGTCGGATGTTCACCGCACCGGTGCCGGCGCTGCGGATGCCCGATGAGTCGATGGATCCCGAGGCGGCCTATCGCTTCATCCACGACGAGCTGATGCTCGACGGTAGCTCGCGGCTGAATCTGGCCACCTTCGTGACCACCTGGATGGACCCGGAGGCCGAAAAGCTGATGGCCGAGACGTTCGACAAGAACATGATCGATAAGGACGAATACCCGGCGACCGCGGCCATCGAGGCGCGCTGTGTGTCCATGGTCGCCGACCTGTTTCACGCCGAGGGTCTGCGCGACCACGACCCCACCAGCGCCACCGGGGTGTCCACCATCGGCTCCAGCGAGGCGGTGATGCTGGGTGGGCTGGCCCTGAAATGGCGTTGGCGGCAACGGGTGGGGTCTTGGAAGGGGCGCATGCCCAATCTGGTGATGGGTTCGAACGTCCAGGTGGTGTGGGAGAAGTTCTGCCGCTACTTCGACGTCGAACCCCGTTACCTGCCGATGGAGCGGGGCCGCTACGTCATCACCCCCGAGCAGGTGCTCGCCGCCGTCGACGAGAACACCATCGGCGTGGTGGCGATCTTGGGCACCACCTATACCGGTGAACTCGAACCCATCGCCGAGATCTGCGCCGCGCTGGACAAACTGGCGGCTGGCGGGGGTGTGGACGTCCCGGTACACGTCGACGCGGCCAGTGGGGGCTTTGTGGTGCCGTTTTTGCATCCGGACCTGGTATGGGATTTTCGGCTGCCCCGCGTGGTGTCGATCAACGTCAGCGGCCACAAGTATGGGCTGACCTATCCCGGCGTCGGGTTTGTCGTGTGGCGCGGGCCCGAGCACCTGCCGGAGGATCTGGTTTTCCGGGTCAACTACCTCGGCGGCGACATGCCGACCTTCACCCTGAACTTCTCCCGTCCCGGTAACCAGGTGGTGGGCCAGTACTACAACTTCCTGCGGCTGGGGCGCGACGGCTATACCAAGGTGATGCAGGCGCTGTCGCACACCGCCCGGTGGCTGGGTGACCAGCTGCGCGAGGTGGATCATTGCGAGGTGATCTCGGATGGTTCGGCGATCCCGGTGGTCAGCTTCCGGCTCGCCGGCGACCGCGGGTACACGGAGTTCGACGTCTCCCATGAGCTGCGGACCTTCGGGTGGCAGGTGCCCGCCTACACCATGCCGGACAACGCCACCGACGTGGCGGTGCTGCGGATCGTGGTTCGGGAAGGACTCTCCGCCGACCTGGCGCGGGCCCTGCACGACGACGCGGTCACCGCGTTGGCTGCCCTGGACAAGGTCAAGCCGGGTGGCCACTTCGACGCACAGCATTTCGCGCACTAG
- a CDS encoding bifunctional ADP-dependent (S)-NAD(P)H-hydrate dehydratase/NAD(P)H-hydrate epimerase, giving the protein MRHYYSVDTIRAAEAPLLASLPDGALMRRAAFGLATEIGRELTARTGGVVGRRVCAVVGSGDNGGDALWAATFLRRRGAAADAVLLNPDRTHRKALAAFTKSGGRLVESVSAATDLVIDGVVGISGSGPLRPAAAQVFAAVQAAAIPVVAVDIPSGIDVATGAITGPAVHAALTVTFGGLKPVHALADCGRVVLVDIGLDLAHTDVLGFEATDVAARWPVPGPRDDKYTQGVTGVLAGSSTYPGAAVLCTGAAVAATSGMVRYAGTAHAEVLAHWPEVIASPTPAAAGRVQAWVVGPGLGTDEAGAAALWFALDTDLPVLVDADGLTMLADHPDLVAGRNAPTVLTPHAGEFARLAGAPPGDDRVGACRQLADALGATVLLKGNVTVIADPGGPVYLNPAGQSWAATAGSGDVLSGMIGALLASGLPSGEAAAAAAFVHARASAAAAADPGPGDAPTSASRISGHIRAALAAL; this is encoded by the coding sequence ATGCGCCACTACTACTCTGTCGACACCATCCGCGCGGCTGAGGCGCCCCTGTTGGCCAGCCTGCCCGACGGTGCGCTGATGCGACGCGCGGCCTTCGGGCTGGCCACCGAGATCGGCCGTGAGTTGACCGCTCGCACGGGTGGGGTGGTCGGCCGCCGGGTGTGCGCGGTCGTCGGATCCGGCGACAACGGTGGCGACGCGCTGTGGGCGGCGACGTTCCTGCGACGCCGCGGCGCCGCCGCCGACGCGGTGCTGCTCAACCCGGACCGCACGCATCGCAAGGCGCTGGCGGCGTTCACCAAATCCGGGGGTCGCCTCGTCGAGAGTGTCTCGGCGGCGACCGATCTCGTCATCGACGGGGTGGTCGGCATCTCCGGCTCGGGGCCGCTGCGACCGGCGGCCGCGCAGGTGTTCGCCGCGGTTCAGGCCGCCGCCATACCGGTGGTCGCCGTCGACATCCCCAGCGGCATCGATGTGGCGACCGGGGCGATCACCGGCCCCGCCGTGCACGCCGCGCTGACCGTCACCTTTGGCGGGCTCAAACCGGTGCACGCGCTGGCCGACTGCGGCCGCGTCGTCCTTGTCGATATCGGGCTGGACCTGGCGCACACCGACGTGTTGGGTTTCGAGGCTACCGACGTGGCCGCGCGCTGGCCGGTGCCCGGTCCCCGCGACGACAAATACACCCAGGGCGTGACCGGCGTGCTGGCCGGGTCGTCGACGTATCCGGGTGCGGCCGTGCTGTGCACCGGGGCGGCCGTCGCCGCCACCTCCGGCATGGTCCGCTACGCCGGGACCGCCCATGCGGAAGTCCTCGCGCACTGGCCGGAGGTCATCGCCTCGCCCACCCCGGCGGCGGCCGGGCGGGTGCAGGCCTGGGTCGTCGGGCCGGGCCTGGGCACCGACGAAGCCGGGGCCGCCGCGTTGTGGTTCGCGCTGGACACCGACCTGCCGGTGTTGGTCGACGCCGACGGGCTGACCATGCTGGCGGACCACCCCGATCTGGTGGCGGGCCGCAACGCCCCGACGGTCTTGACGCCGCACGCCGGTGAGTTCGCCCGGCTGGCCGGGGCGCCGCCCGGTGACGACCGCGTGGGGGCCTGCCGCCAGCTGGCCGACGCGCTGGGCGCCACCGTGCTGCTCAAGGGCAATGTCACCGTCATCGCCGATCCCGGCGGCCCGGTCTATCTCAATCCGGCCGGCCAGTCCTGGGCGGCCACCGCCGGGTCCGGTGACGTGCTGTCCGGGATGATCGGTGCGCTGCTGGCGTCGGGATTGCCGTCTGGGGAGGCGGCCGCGGCCGCGGCGTTCGTGCACGCCCGGGCATCGGCGGCCGCGGCCGCCGATCCCGGCCCCGGCGATGCGCCCACGTCGGCGTCGCGCATCAGCGGCCACATTCGGGCCGCTCTGGCTGCCCTGTAG
- a CDS encoding transmembrane protein: MADASVVARLRSWALAVWHFVSNAPLTYAWLVVLVITTIIQNNLTGSQLHFVLLHRSTNIAELGRDPLEVLFSSLLWIDGRNLEPYLLLFTLFLAPAEHWLGHLRWLTVGLTAHIGATYLSEGLLYLAIQHRDASERMVHARDIGVSYFLVGVMAVLTYHIAKPWRWGYLGVLLVIFGFPLIAMDKAELDFTAVGHFASILIGLLFYPMARERDGRLWNPARIKSLLHRRGTRGRRA, from the coding sequence GTGGCGGACGCATCGGTGGTGGCACGGCTGCGATCGTGGGCGCTCGCGGTGTGGCACTTCGTCAGCAACGCCCCGTTGACCTATGCCTGGCTGGTCGTGTTGGTGATCACCACGATCATCCAGAACAATCTCACCGGGAGCCAGCTGCATTTCGTGCTCCTGCACCGGTCCACCAACATCGCCGAGTTGGGGCGCGATCCGCTCGAGGTGCTGTTTTCCAGCCTGTTGTGGATCGACGGCCGGAATTTGGAACCGTACCTGCTGCTGTTCACCCTGTTCCTAGCGCCCGCCGAGCATTGGCTCGGCCACTTGCGTTGGCTCACCGTGGGATTGACCGCTCACATCGGTGCCACCTATTTGAGCGAAGGCCTGCTCTATCTGGCGATCCAGCACCGAGACGCCTCCGAAAGGATGGTGCACGCTCGTGATATCGGGGTCAGCTACTTCCTGGTCGGTGTGATGGCGGTATTGACCTATCACATCGCCAAACCGTGGCGCTGGGGCTATCTCGGGGTGCTGCTGGTCATCTTTGGTTTTCCGCTGATCGCGATGGACAAAGCCGAGCTGGACTTCACCGCGGTCGGTCACTTCGCGTCCATCCTGATTGGTCTGCTGTTCTATCCGATGGCCCGGGAACGCGACGGTCGGCTGTGGAATCCGGCCAGAATCAAAAGTCTGCTGCACAGGCGCGGCACCCGAGGACGGCGGGCCTGA
- a CDS encoding transmembrane protein has translation MGRILRVVVGLVLVIAAYVTVIALYHSTGLGRPHEVAHGRPTADGTTVTLHVEQLQTIKGVLVANLAVSPGTELLDSQTQGLKDDLTVTVTSVVTPTKRTWSSGSLPGVFPVPLTISGDPANWPFDHYRSGPITVQLYRGAAHAPERVSVTFVDRLPGWNVDISGVGDANVPAPYRVGLHRSPSSVAFGTVIVGVLIALAGVGLFVAVQTARGRRQFQPPMTTWYAAMLFAVIPLRNALPDAPPIGFWIDVTVVLWVVVALVTSMVLYILCWWWHLKPDVDETM, from the coding sequence TTGGGACGCATCCTGAGAGTCGTTGTCGGTTTGGTGCTCGTGATTGCGGCCTACGTCACCGTGATCGCGTTGTATCACAGCACCGGCCTCGGCCGACCTCATGAAGTCGCCCACGGTCGGCCGACGGCCGACGGGACCACGGTGACCCTGCACGTCGAGCAGCTTCAGACGATCAAGGGCGTGCTGGTTGCCAACCTCGCCGTGTCACCTGGGACTGAGCTGCTGGATTCGCAAACCCAGGGCCTCAAGGACGACCTCACCGTCACGGTCACATCCGTGGTAACGCCTACCAAGCGCACCTGGTCGAGTGGTTCGCTGCCCGGCGTCTTTCCCGTCCCGCTGACCATCTCCGGGGATCCCGCGAATTGGCCGTTCGACCACTACCGTTCGGGGCCGATCACGGTCCAGCTCTACCGCGGAGCCGCGCACGCGCCGGAACGTGTGTCGGTGACATTCGTCGACCGGCTTCCGGGCTGGAACGTCGACATTTCCGGTGTCGGCGACGCCAATGTGCCTGCCCCGTACCGAGTGGGGTTGCACCGATCGCCGAGCAGCGTGGCATTCGGCACCGTCATCGTCGGTGTGTTGATCGCGCTGGCCGGGGTGGGCCTGTTCGTTGCGGTTCAAACCGCACGTGGCCGGCGGCAATTCCAGCCGCCGATGACAACGTGGTATGCGGCAATGCTTTTTGCGGTGATACCGCTGCGCAATGCGCTTCCCGACGCGCCCCCAATCGGATTTTGGATCGACGTCACGGTCGTACTCTGGGTGGTCGTCGCATTGGTGACCTCGATGGTGCTGTATATCCTCTGCTGGTGGTGGCACCTGAAGCCTGACGTCGACGAAACCATGTAA
- the glmS gene encoding glucosamine--fructose-6-phosphate aminotransferase (isomerizing GlmS (hexosephosphate aminotransferase) (D-fructose-6-phosphate amidotransferase) (GFAT) (L-glutamine-D-fructose-6-phosphate amidotransferase) (glucosamine-6-phosphate synthase)): protein MCGIVGYVGRRPAYVVVMDALRRMEYRGYDSSGIALVDGGTLTVRRRAGRLANLEEAVAEMPSTALSGTTGLGHTRWATHGRPTDRNAHPHRDAAGKIAVVHNGIIENFAVLRRELETAGVEFASDTDTEVAAHLVARAYRHGETADDFVGSVLAVLRRLEGHFTLVFANADDPGTLVAARRSTPLVLGIGDNEMFVGSDVAAFIEHTREAVELGQDQAVVITADGYRISDFDGNDGLQAGRDFRPFHIDWDLAAAEKGGYEYFMLKEIAEQPAAVADTLLGHFVGGRIVLDEQRLSDQELREIDKVFVVACGTAYHSGLLAKYAIEHWTRLPVEVELASEFRYRDPVLDRSTLVVAISQSGETADTLEAVRHAKEQKAKVLAICNTNGSQIPRECDAVLYTRAGPEIGVASTKTFLAQIAANYLLGLALAQARGTKYPDEVEREYHELEAMPDLVARVIAATGPVAELAHRFAQSSTVLFLGRHVGYPVALEGALKLKELAYMHAEGFAAGELKHGPIALIEDGLPVIVVMPSPKGSATLHAKLLSNIREIQTRGAVTIVIAEEGDETVRPYADHLIEIPAVSTLLQPLLSTIPLQVFAASVARARGYDVDKPRNLAKSVTVE from the coding sequence GTGTGCGGAATTGTCGGTTACGTCGGGCGGCGCCCCGCCTACGTCGTCGTCATGGACGCGCTGCGCCGGATGGAGTACCGCGGCTACGACTCGTCGGGCATCGCGCTGGTCGACGGTGGCACACTCACCGTGCGCCGGCGTGCGGGCCGGCTGGCCAACCTCGAGGAAGCCGTGGCGGAAATGCCGTCCACGGCGCTGTCCGGTACTACCGGCCTGGGCCACACCCGCTGGGCCACCCACGGTCGTCCCACCGACCGCAACGCGCACCCGCACCGCGACGCTGCCGGCAAGATCGCCGTCGTCCACAACGGCATCATCGAGAACTTCGCCGTCTTGCGCCGGGAGCTGGAGACTGCCGGTGTCGAGTTTGCCAGCGACACCGATACCGAGGTCGCGGCGCACCTGGTGGCGCGGGCGTATCGGCACGGCGAGACGGCCGATGACTTCGTCGGCTCCGTACTTGCCGTGCTGCGCCGGCTTGAGGGGCATTTCACGCTCGTGTTCGCCAATGCCGACGACCCCGGCACCCTCGTGGCGGCCCGCCGTTCCACGCCCCTGGTGCTGGGCATCGGCGACAACGAGATGTTCGTCGGTTCCGACGTGGCCGCGTTTATCGAGCACACCCGGGAAGCGGTCGAGCTCGGCCAGGACCAGGCGGTGGTGATCACCGCCGACGGCTACCGGATCAGCGATTTCGACGGCAACGATGGCCTACAAGCTGGGCGCGATTTCCGCCCCTTCCACATCGACTGGGATCTGGCTGCCGCCGAAAAGGGCGGCTACGAGTACTTCATGCTCAAGGAGATCGCCGAGCAGCCCGCCGCGGTGGCCGACACCTTGCTCGGACACTTCGTGGGTGGCCGGATCGTGCTCGACGAGCAGCGGTTGAGCGACCAGGAACTGCGCGAGATCGACAAGGTGTTCGTGGTGGCCTGCGGTACCGCATATCACTCCGGGCTGCTGGCCAAGTACGCGATCGAGCACTGGACGCGGCTGCCCGTGGAAGTGGAACTCGCCAGCGAGTTTCGGTATCGGGATCCGGTGTTGGACCGTAGCACCTTGGTGGTGGCGATCTCGCAGTCCGGGGAAACCGCCGACACGCTGGAAGCGGTCCGACACGCCAAGGAGCAGAAAGCCAAGGTGCTGGCGATCTGCAACACCAACGGCTCGCAGATCCCGCGCGAGTGCGACGCGGTGCTCTACACCCGCGCCGGCCCGGAGATCGGTGTGGCGTCCACAAAAACGTTTCTGGCGCAGATTGCTGCCAACTATCTGCTCGGCCTTGCCTTGGCGCAGGCCCGCGGCACCAAATACCCCGACGAGGTCGAGCGCGAGTACCACGAACTGGAAGCGATGCCGGACCTGGTGGCCCGGGTGATCGCGGCGACCGGACCGGTGGCCGAGCTGGCCCACCGGTTCGCCCAGTCGTCGACCGTGCTGTTCCTGGGTCGCCATGTCGGCTATCCGGTGGCGCTGGAGGGTGCACTCAAACTCAAGGAGTTGGCCTACATGCACGCCGAGGGTTTCGCGGCCGGCGAGCTCAAGCACGGCCCGATCGCGCTGATCGAAGACGGCCTACCGGTCATCGTCGTCATGCCCTCACCCAAGGGGTCGGCCACGCTGCACGCCAAGCTGCTGTCCAACATCCGTGAAATCCAGACCCGCGGTGCGGTGACCATCGTGATCGCCGAGGAGGGCGACGAAACGGTGCGCCCCTACGCCGATCACCTGATCGAAATCCCAGCGGTGTCAACGCTATTGCAGCCGCTGCTATCAACCATTCCGCTTCAGGTGTTCGCGGCTTCGGTGGCGCGCGCCCGCGGCTACGATGTCGACAAGCCGCGGAATCTGGCCAAGTCCGTCACCGTCGAATAG
- a CDS encoding transmembrane protein — protein MVGRAVPSPNRRYRRVWPPRTKGQHLSNPYAQHQLKLIRHTGALILWQQRTYVVSGTREQCEAAYKSAQTYNLLVGWWSLVSLLAMNWIALISNFNAIRRVRAAADGASVPHGPHAIAHPAVPRGPIPAGWYPDPSGAGLRYWDGATWTHWTHPPRHR, from the coding sequence ATGGTCGGTAGGGCAGTCCCGTCGCCCAACCGACGCTATCGTCGAGTTTGGCCACCGCGCACGAAAGGCCAACACTTGTCCAACCCATATGCCCAGCACCAGCTGAAGCTCATCAGGCACACGGGTGCGCTGATCCTGTGGCAGCAACGCACCTACGTGGTCTCCGGGACGCGCGAGCAATGCGAAGCGGCGTACAAGTCGGCGCAGACCTACAACCTGCTCGTTGGTTGGTGGAGTTTGGTGTCGCTCCTCGCGATGAACTGGATCGCGCTGATTTCCAACTTCAATGCGATTCGGCGGGTGCGAGCCGCCGCCGACGGGGCGTCCGTTCCCCACGGCCCGCACGCCATCGCCCATCCAGCCGTTCCCCGGGGACCCATACCGGCGGGCTGGTATCCAGACCCGTCCGGGGCGGGACTGCGTTACTGGGACGGTGCGACGTGGACCCACTGGACCCATCCGCCACGTCACCGCTAA
- a CDS encoding hypothetical protein (A core mycobacterial gene; conserved in mycobacterial strains (See Marmiesse et al., 2004 PMID:14766927).), with protein MPRIRKLVAALHRRGPHRVLRGDLAFAGLPGVVYTPEAGLHLPGVAFGHDWLTGTSRYSGLLEHLASWGIVAAAPDSERGLAPSVLNLAFDLGVALDIVAGVRLGPGKISVHPAKLGLVGHGFGGSAAVFAAAGLTGTHVKSVAAIFPTVTNPAAEQPAATLDVPGLILTAPGDPKTLTSNALGLSRAWDKATLRIVSKARAGGLVEGRRLTKVLGLPGPHRRTQRSVRALLTGYLLYTLGGDKTYRRFADPDLQLPKTDPIDPEAPPITPGEKIVTLLK; from the coding sequence GTGCCCCGGATCCGCAAGCTCGTCGCCGCCCTGCACCGCCGGGGACCACACCGTGTTTTGCGCGGTGACCTGGCTTTTGCCGGCCTACCCGGGGTGGTGTACACCCCCGAGGCGGGGCTGCACCTTCCCGGTGTCGCCTTCGGCCACGACTGGCTCACCGGCACCTCTCGCTATTCGGGTCTATTGGAGCATTTGGCGTCATGGGGCATCGTGGCCGCCGCCCCCGACAGCGAGCGCGGACTGGCCCCATCGGTCCTGAATCTGGCCTTCGATCTGGGCGTTGCCCTCGACATCGTGGCCGGTGTCCGCCTTGGGCCTGGAAAAATCAGCGTGCACCCCGCCAAGCTCGGGCTGGTGGGCCATGGTTTCGGTGGCTCGGCCGCCGTGTTCGCCGCCGCCGGCTTGACCGGCACGCACGTCAAGTCCGTGGCGGCGATATTCCCGACGGTGACCAATCCGGCCGCGGAGCAGCCAGCCGCGACCCTAGACGTTCCGGGACTGATTCTGACCGCACCTGGCGATCCGAAGACGCTGACCTCCAACGCCCTCGGGCTATCCCGGGCTTGGGATAAGGCCACCCTACGCATCGTCAGCAAAGCCCGAGCCGGTGGTCTGGTTGAGGGCAGACGACTGACGAAGGTGTTGGGGCTCCCAGGCCCACACCGCCGGACGCAGCGTTCGGTCCGGGCGCTGCTGACCGGGTACCTGTTGTACACGCTCGGCGGCGACAAGACTTATCGCAGGTTCGCCGATCCAGACCTGCAGCTGCCCAAGACGGACCCGATCGACCCTGAAGCGCCGCCGATCACCCCGGGGGAGAAGATCGTGACGCTGTTGAAGTAG